One Acidobacteriota bacterium DNA segment encodes these proteins:
- a CDS encoding glycosyltransferase, producing MSPAEPPRFTVVVPTFRRPQLLARALDSVAAQTWEDWEAVVVDDADDAATRRLVAERSQRDPRLRYIARATAGGPAVARNAGIELARGEYIAFLDDDDELLPGMLSAVHRRIEAWDPPLGFLWCALRMVRDLPEGEALVEERTWGPHFDRPADAPPRTADEQRRAEYDASRIGTGFGLVVRRDLLREVGGLDDSLSFAEDTDLLLRLVATGEPFDALREVQVIVHRVGAESLSKSTPSAQRIASLERVRQRSEALLRRSPHLEAKLWETIGREHYRAGEVGPAWRWAARLLRHHPWTAHAWRMLARAALTRNRR from the coding sequence ATGAGCCCTGCCGAACCACCGCGCTTCACCGTCGTCGTGCCCACCTTTCGCCGGCCGCAGCTGCTGGCACGAGCCCTGGACAGCGTGGCGGCCCAGACCTGGGAGGATTGGGAGGCGGTGGTGGTGGACGACGCCGACGACGCGGCGACCCGGCGGCTGGTGGCGGAGCGCTCGCAGCGAGATCCACGCCTTCGCTACATCGCGCGGGCGACTGCCGGCGGTCCGGCGGTGGCTCGCAACGCCGGGATCGAGCTCGCTCGGGGTGAGTACATCGCCTTCCTCGACGACGACGACGAGCTGCTGCCGGGGATGCTCTCGGCGGTGCATCGGCGCATCGAGGCTTGGGATCCGCCGCTGGGGTTTCTCTGGTGCGCTCTGCGCATGGTGCGGGATCTGCCGGAGGGGGAAGCGCTGGTCGAAGAGCGGACCTGGGGCCCCCACTTCGACCGGCCGGCGGACGCGCCGCCGCGCACTGCCGACGAGCAGCGCCGGGCGGAGTACGACGCCAGCCGCATCGGCACCGGCTTCGGTCTGGTGGTGCGGCGGGATTTGCTGCGCGAGGTGGGTGGCCTCGACGACTCCCTGAGCTTCGCCGAGGACACCGATCTGCTGCTGCGGCTGGTGGCTACCGGAGAGCCCTTCGACGCTCTGCGGGAGGTGCAGGTCATCGTCCACCGCGTCGGCGCGGAGAGCCTGAGCAAGTCCACCCCATCGGCCCAGCGCATCGCCAGCCTGGAGCGGGTGCGCCAGCGCAGCGAGGCGTTGCTGCGCCGCAGTCCGCACCTGGAGGCCAAGCTTTGGGAGACCATCGGCCGCGAGCATTACCGCGCCGGGGAGGTGGGACCGGCGTGGCGCTGGGCCGCCCGCCTGCTGCGCCATCACCCGTGGACGGCCCACGCCTGGCGCATGCTGGCGCGGGCGGCGCTCACCCGGAACCGGCGCTGA
- a CDS encoding amino acid adenylation domain-containing protein translates to MSGQKGHTAVAVIGLAGRFPGAADADQLWKNLLAGQEAVRDISPQELQNLAEEAGLDPDTFDDPHLVKRRGWLDDIDRFDAPFFGINPREAELMDPQHRLFLEVAAQALDRAGHPDEAAGPIGVFAGTSLAGYLLHNVFPHLRQRGFDTPWPMILGNDKDHLATRVSYLLGLTGPSMLVQTACSTGLTAVHMARRALLAGECDLALAGASSVRVPQAMPHPYQQGGINSPDGRCRPYDAGAQGTIGGNGVAAVVLRRLDEALEDGDTVLAVIRGSALNNDGHRKVGYTAPSVEGQALAIRAALEEADIDPATVGYVEGHGTGTALGDPIEITALNRAYGSFGSQLPPGSCALGSVKSNLGHLDTAAGIAGLVKAVLAVRHGVIPPTVHFEEPSPQIPWDRGPFFVPRGVSPWPKPEGPRRAGVSSFGLGGTNVHVVLEQAPERPAAEETSEEPREHALVLSAKTATALERTAEGLAAYLREHEELSLAAVEHTLAVGRRSHRHRRVVFASTREQALAALEGRDPDRMREAVVAREASARIGEAAGQDRQSALEAWLQGATLEWRWSSPGARRIPLPPTAFDDHRFWVRGSVEMGRGDDAVPTPSLGESDAEPRWQRLDAGPVLGPRRRWWLCGGGESAARLAAALEARGHEVLAAATDADPSASEAGVGLVLLGSGWDSPAAASPELAAAMADRDGPSWWLTRSREAVFGAPENPDPGSAEEESSCEALKEVLEADGVHRLDLPPSTELLDTAWAERVADELCAAAPLRRGALYGRFRWSLGEPPRPAPRSTTAAAAVSRPPDSATRESAAGSRGHISTPFAAPTEELEKALAAIWEDLLGVAPVGLHDDFFELGGHSLLGTQTMARVSRLVGRTVPLEMLFETPVLGELARRLEAPQPATEDSSVDLPPLLASPESPGGEGEAPLSFAQQRLWFLDRLDPGNPAYNLTAAVRLRGALDVGALRRALNQLAQRQESLRTVFAFVDGRPVQRVLPAPTPEDRTETELETINASALEGSALEEAALALATRHKKHRFDLAHGPLWIASLLRRSEQDHELFLALHHIIGDGWSIGVLLEELAELYAAEVKGTAASLPPLEVQYTDYARWQRQVLGSGGLARRELDYWRQRLAGLSSMQDLPSDRPRPAVQTFRAGQEVLELPAELTAELQRLARRVPGGTLFMVLLAGLDVVLARHLGGHDIAVGTPVAGREHVATERLVGCFLNTLVLRLDLGGDPSFLELLERAAEAARGAYAHQHLPFEQLLESLQPERDLSRTPLFRVFLNLLNLPSQRREVPGLEMDLSSTPEVSSKFDITLYANQRDDRLRLVWVYNADLFDSVRMACMAGQLATVLGQAVRRPENRLSSIRLRGPGEEALLEEPESSPDAVLPDTFRGTVAELFRQRTEEDPQRPAILHGERRWSYEELDRWSGALARRLRSGGLAPGEIVAVWAHRSPAVAAAVLAVLRAGGVFMLLDPAYPPLRLLSMLELAPPAAWLSLEEAGPEPAELDALLRDLPDGRRISVAAVPPELGAEEAGLEDVPRGADDPACVTFTSGSTGVKAVLGRHGSLSHFMPWQARAFQLGADDRISMLSGLAHDPLQRDLFTPLMIGAALVIPEPEAMESPVALARWLAESAVTVSHLTPAMGQLLTQALGHGPQLPALRRVFFVGDRLRRHDVARLRAMAPQVQCINMFGSTESQRAVSYHRVAVDTGGAQAAEHEVLPLGRGMPGAQLLVLDGEGRPAGIGEVGEIVVRSPHLALGYLGDDALTAQRFFTDPETGVRCYRTGDLGRLTPGGEVTFAGRADQQIKIRGFRIEPGEVEGCLLESPEVGEAIVVARSETSGGTSAESIGDVRLVAYVAPAEGAEIDPVELQRRVRRRLPEMMVPSAFVVLGELPRTPNFKIDRRALPAPPRDRSLSDRPYEAPRNAKERRLERIFRELLGLERVGIHDDFFALGGHSLLMMQLVAQIQEMAGVEIPLSQVYREPTVAALARAVEEMQPLVVLGAELAPEERRSEVLVPLQPDGERPPLYLVHPGGGHLLNYRELARELAPHQPLFGLQAPGVGDGSVEPLETIEAMARRYLQAVRRRQPSGPYHLAGYCIGGLVAYEMAQQLHRDGENVAWLGILDTVARRHQRDADPRWVDGVATYYFAAELGLQIAPEELQETSPESWGDLVWERLQERAPGAAQSLGEATYRRLYRVFVAIRRAAWAYAPEPYAGSLHLFTPRISSRQETEEEELLGWRDLARGGIEHRIVPGSHTTMLSPPQLQVLAQVLVQELCRQKPTRQKPTGQNSTRGPAS, encoded by the coding sequence ATGAGCGGGCAGAAGGGACACACCGCCGTGGCGGTGATCGGCCTGGCGGGGCGCTTCCCCGGCGCCGCCGACGCCGATCAGCTGTGGAAGAACCTCCTCGCCGGCCAGGAGGCCGTCCGCGATATCTCCCCGCAGGAGCTCCAGAACCTCGCCGAAGAAGCCGGCCTCGACCCCGACACCTTCGACGACCCCCACCTGGTCAAGCGCCGCGGATGGCTCGACGACATCGACCGCTTCGACGCGCCCTTCTTCGGCATCAACCCCCGGGAAGCCGAGCTCATGGACCCCCAGCACCGGCTCTTCCTCGAGGTCGCCGCCCAGGCCCTCGACCGCGCCGGCCACCCCGACGAGGCCGCCGGCCCCATCGGCGTCTTCGCCGGCACCAGCCTCGCCGGCTATCTACTCCACAACGTCTTCCCCCACCTGCGCCAGCGCGGCTTCGACACCCCCTGGCCGATGATCCTGGGCAACGACAAGGATCACCTCGCCACCCGCGTCTCCTACCTGCTGGGCCTCACCGGACCCTCCATGCTCGTCCAGACCGCCTGCTCCACCGGCCTCACCGCCGTCCACATGGCTCGCCGGGCGCTCCTGGCTGGCGAATGCGACCTGGCCCTCGCCGGCGCCAGCTCGGTGCGCGTGCCCCAGGCCATGCCCCACCCCTACCAGCAGGGCGGCATCAACTCCCCCGACGGCCGCTGCCGGCCCTACGACGCCGGCGCCCAGGGCACCATCGGCGGCAACGGCGTCGCCGCCGTCGTCCTGCGCCGGCTCGACGAGGCTCTGGAAGACGGCGACACCGTCCTGGCGGTGATCCGCGGCTCCGCCCTCAACAACGACGGCCACCGCAAGGTCGGCTACACCGCCCCCAGCGTCGAGGGCCAGGCCTTGGCCATCCGCGCCGCCCTGGAAGAGGCGGACATCGACCCCGCCACCGTCGGCTATGTCGAAGGCCACGGCACCGGCACCGCCCTCGGCGATCCCATCGAGATCACCGCCTTGAACCGCGCCTACGGCTCCTTCGGCTCGCAGCTCCCGCCCGGCAGCTGCGCCCTGGGATCGGTGAAGAGCAATCTGGGCCACCTGGACACGGCGGCGGGGATCGCGGGCTTGGTCAAGGCGGTGCTGGCGGTGCGCCACGGGGTGATCCCCCCGACGGTGCACTTCGAAGAGCCGAGCCCGCAGATTCCGTGGGACCGGGGCCCGTTTTTCGTTCCCCGGGGCGTGAGCCCGTGGCCGAAGCCGGAGGGTCCGCGGCGGGCGGGGGTGAGCTCCTTCGGCCTCGGGGGCACCAACGTCCACGTGGTGCTGGAGCAAGCGCCGGAGCGGCCCGCTGCCGAAGAGACTTCGGAGGAACCACGAGAGCACGCGCTGGTGCTGTCGGCGAAGACGGCGACGGCGCTGGAGCGCACGGCGGAGGGGCTGGCAGCCTACCTGCGGGAGCATGAAGAGCTCTCTCTGGCCGCTGTGGAGCATACGCTGGCGGTGGGGCGGCGCAGCCACCGGCACCGGCGGGTGGTCTTCGCCTCGACCCGGGAGCAGGCGCTAGCCGCCCTGGAGGGCCGAGACCCCGACCGGATGCGGGAAGCGGTAGTGGCACGGGAAGCCTCGGCCCGCATCGGCGAAGCGGCGGGTCAGGACCGGCAATCGGCGCTGGAGGCCTGGCTCCAGGGCGCCACCCTCGAATGGCGGTGGAGCAGCCCCGGCGCCCGCCGGATTCCCCTGCCGCCGACCGCCTTCGACGATCATCGATTCTGGGTTCGGGGATCCGTCGAGATGGGGAGGGGCGACGATGCGGTGCCCACCCCGAGTCTCGGCGAGTCCGACGCGGAGCCCCGGTGGCAACGTCTCGACGCAGGCCCAGTTCTAGGCCCCCGTCGCCGTTGGTGGCTATGCGGCGGCGGCGAAAGCGCAGCGCGCCTGGCGGCGGCGTTGGAAGCCCGGGGTCACGAGGTCCTGGCGGCGGCAACAGATGCGGATCCGTCGGCTTCCGAGGCTGGGGTTGGTCTCGTCCTCCTGGGCTCGGGCTGGGACTCGCCGGCGGCCGCGTCGCCGGAGCTGGCGGCGGCAATGGCAGACCGTGACGGCCCGAGCTGGTGGCTCACCCGCAGCCGGGAGGCGGTGTTCGGAGCTCCAGAGAATCCAGACCCCGGCAGTGCCGAGGAGGAGAGCTCTTGCGAGGCTCTGAAGGAGGTGCTGGAGGCCGACGGCGTTCACCGACTGGACCTGCCACCGTCGACCGAGCTCCTCGACACCGCCTGGGCGGAGCGCGTCGCCGACGAGCTCTGCGCCGCAGCCCCCCTGCGGCGGGGTGCTCTCTACGGTCGCTTCCGCTGGTCCCTGGGCGAGCCTCCCCGGCCGGCACCTCGCTCCACCACTGCCGCAGCAGCGGTCAGCAGGCCACCGGATTCCGCGACTAGGGAGAGTGCCGCCGGCTCTCGGGGGCATATTTCCACCCCCTTCGCCGCCCCCACCGAAGAGCTGGAGAAGGCGCTGGCGGCGATCTGGGAGGATCTGCTGGGGGTAGCGCCGGTGGGGCTCCACGACGACTTCTTCGAGCTCGGCGGCCACTCGCTGCTGGGCACCCAGACCATGGCGCGGGTGAGCCGGCTGGTGGGCCGCACGGTGCCCTTGGAAATGCTCTTCGAGACCCCGGTGCTGGGCGAGCTGGCGCGGCGGCTGGAGGCCCCCCAGCCCGCCACCGAAGATAGCTCCGTCGACCTGCCGCCGCTCCTCGCCTCGCCGGAGAGTCCAGGCGGCGAGGGCGAGGCCCCGCTCTCCTTCGCCCAGCAGCGGCTGTGGTTCCTCGATCGCCTCGATCCCGGCAACCCCGCCTACAATCTCACCGCCGCCGTGCGCCTGCGGGGGGCCCTGGACGTTGGCGCCCTGCGCCGCGCTCTGAATCAGCTGGCGCAGCGCCAGGAGAGCCTGCGCACCGTCTTCGCCTTCGTCGACGGACGCCCCGTGCAGCGGGTTCTGCCGGCGCCCACGCCCGAAGACAGGACCGAGACGGAGCTGGAGACCATCAACGCTTCCGCCCTTGAGGGGTCAGCGTTGGAAGAGGCGGCGCTGGCGCTGGCCACCCGGCACAAGAAGCATCGCTTCGACCTCGCCCATGGCCCGTTGTGGATCGCCTCGCTGCTGCGGCGCTCGGAGCAGGACCACGAGCTCTTCCTCGCCCTGCACCACATCATCGGCGACGGCTGGTCCATCGGCGTGCTGCTGGAGGAGCTGGCGGAGCTCTACGCGGCCGAAGTCAAAGGGACGGCGGCGAGCCTGCCCCCCCTGGAAGTGCAATACACCGACTATGCCCGCTGGCAGCGCCAGGTGCTCGGCTCCGGCGGCCTCGCTCGGCGGGAGCTGGACTATTGGCGCCAGCGGCTGGCGGGGCTGTCCTCGATGCAGGATCTGCCCAGCGACCGCCCCCGGCCGGCGGTGCAGACCTTCCGCGCCGGCCAGGAAGTTTTGGAGCTGCCGGCGGAGCTCACCGCCGAGCTGCAGCGGCTGGCCCGCCGCGTGCCCGGCGGCACCCTCTTCATGGTGCTGCTGGCGGGCCTCGACGTCGTCCTCGCCCGCCACCTGGGGGGCCACGACATCGCCGTCGGCACCCCCGTGGCGGGGCGCGAGCACGTGGCTACGGAGCGCCTGGTGGGCTGCTTCCTGAACACCCTCGTGCTGCGCTTGGATCTAGGCGGCGACCCCAGCTTCCTGGAGCTGCTGGAGCGCGCCGCAGAGGCCGCCCGGGGCGCCTACGCCCACCAGCACCTGCCCTTCGAGCAGCTGCTGGAATCGCTACAGCCGGAGCGCGACCTGAGCCGCACGCCGCTCTTCCGCGTCTTCCTCAATCTGCTCAACCTGCCCAGCCAGCGCCGCGAGGTACCGGGGTTGGAGATGGACCTCTCCAGCACGCCGGAGGTGAGCTCGAAGTTCGACATCACCCTCTACGCCAACCAGCGAGACGATCGCCTGCGGCTGGTGTGGGTGTACAACGCCGACCTCTTCGACTCGGTGCGCATGGCCTGCATGGCGGGCCAGCTGGCAACGGTGTTGGGGCAGGCGGTACGGCGGCCGGAGAATCGCCTCTCCTCCATCAGACTCCGTGGTCCGGGAGAAGAGGCCCTGCTGGAGGAGCCGGAGAGCTCCCCCGATGCGGTCCTCCCGGATACCTTCCGCGGCACCGTCGCGGAGCTCTTCCGGCAGCGCACCGAGGAGGACCCCCAGCGCCCGGCGATCCTCCACGGCGAGCGCCGCTGGAGCTATGAGGAGCTGGACCGTTGGAGCGGCGCCCTGGCCCGCCGGCTGCGGTCGGGGGGCTTGGCACCCGGTGAGATCGTCGCAGTGTGGGCCCATCGCAGCCCGGCGGTGGCGGCGGCGGTGCTGGCGGTGCTGCGGGCCGGCGGAGTGTTCATGCTCCTCGACCCCGCCTACCCGCCACTACGTCTGCTCTCCATGCTCGAGCTGGCACCGCCGGCGGCGTGGTTGAGCCTGGAGGAAGCGGGACCGGAGCCCGCGGAGCTCGACGCTTTGTTGCGCGATCTTCCCGACGGCCGGCGAATCTCCGTCGCTGCCGTGCCTCCGGAGCTCGGCGCGGAGGAAGCTGGGCTCGAAGACGTCCCCCGCGGCGCCGACGACCCCGCCTGTGTGACCTTCACCTCCGGCTCCACCGGCGTCAAGGCGGTGCTCGGGCGCCACGGCTCCCTGAGCCATTTCATGCCTTGGCAGGCGCGGGCTTTCCAGCTCGGCGCCGACGACCGTATCTCCATGCTCTCGGGGCTGGCCCACGACCCGCTGCAGCGGGATCTCTTCACCCCGCTGATGATCGGCGCCGCCCTGGTGATCCCCGAGCCCGAAGCCATGGAGAGCCCGGTGGCTCTGGCCCGCTGGCTCGCCGAGAGCGCCGTGACGGTGAGCCACCTGACCCCTGCCATGGGCCAGCTCTTGACCCAGGCCCTGGGTCATGGCCCCCAGCTGCCGGCGCTGCGGCGGGTCTTCTTCGTCGGCGATCGGCTGCGGCGCCACGACGTCGCCCGCCTGCGAGCCATGGCGCCGCAGGTGCAGTGCATCAACATGTTCGGCTCCACCGAATCCCAGCGGGCAGTGAGCTATCACCGCGTCGCCGTCGACACCGGCGGCGCCCAGGCGGCGGAGCACGAGGTGCTGCCCCTGGGCCGCGGCATGCCGGGAGCCCAGCTGCTGGTACTGGACGGCGAAGGCCGCCCAGCGGGCATCGGCGAAGTGGGGGAGATCGTGGTGCGCTCTCCCCATCTGGCCCTCGGCTATCTGGGAGACGACGCCCTCACCGCCCAACGCTTCTTCACCGATCCCGAGACTGGCGTCCGCTGCTACCGCACCGGCGACCTGGGCCGGCTGACCCCCGGCGGCGAGGTGACCTTCGCCGGGCGGGCGGATCAGCAGATCAAGATCCGCGGTTTCCGCATCGAGCCGGGGGAGGTGGAGGGCTGCCTGCTGGAGTCCCCGGAGGTGGGGGAGGCCATCGTGGTGGCACGTTCGGAGACCTCCGGGGGCACCTCTGCTGAGTCCATCGGCGACGTGCGTCTGGTCGCTTACGTGGCTCCTGCCGAAGGCGCAGAGATCGACCCCGTGGAGCTCCAGCGCCGCGTTCGCCGGAGGCTGCCGGAGATGATGGTGCCGTCGGCTTTCGTGGTGCTGGGCGAGCTCCCCCGCACTCCCAATTTCAAGATCGACCGCCGCGCCCTGCCGGCGCCGCCCCGGGACCGCTCCCTGAGCGACCGGCCCTACGAGGCCCCCCGCAACGCCAAGGAGCGGCGGCTGGAGCGCATCTTCCGCGAGCTGCTGGGGCTTGAGCGGGTGGGCATCCACGACGACTTCTTCGCCCTCGGCGGCCACTCGCTCTTGATGATGCAGCTGGTGGCGCAGATCCAGGAGATGGCGGGGGTCGAGATCCCTCTCTCCCAGGTCTACCGCGAGCCCACCGTCGCAGCCCTGGCCCGGGCGGTGGAGGAGATGCAGCCGCTGGTGGTGCTGGGCGCCGAGCTGGCACCGGAGGAGCGCCGCAGCGAGGTACTGGTGCCGCTGCAGCCGGACGGCGAGCGCCCGCCGCTCTATCTGGTGCATCCCGGCGGCGGTCATCTGCTCAACTACCGTGAGCTGGCCCGGGAGCTGGCCCCGCACCAGCCTCTCTTCGGGCTCCAGGCCCCAGGGGTGGGGGACGGCAGCGTCGAGCCCCTGGAGACCATCGAGGCCATGGCCCGTCGCTACCTGCAGGCGGTGCGCCGCCGTCAGCCCTCCGGGCCTTATCACCTGGCAGGCTATTGCATCGGCGGGCTGGTGGCCTACGAGATGGCCCAGCAGCTGCACCGGGACGGCGAGAACGTCGCCTGGCTGGGGATCCTCGACACCGTCGCCCGGCGCCACCAGCGGGACGCCGACCCGCGGTGGGTGGACGGCGTGGCGACCTACTATTTCGCCGCCGAGCTGGGACTGCAGATCGCCCCCGAGGAGCTTCAGGAGACCTCTCCCGAAAGCTGGGGCGACCTGGTCTGGGAGCGGCTCCAGGAGCGCGCTCCGGGGGCCGCCCAAAGCCTTGGCGAGGCAACCTACCGACGGCTCTACCGGGTCTTCGTCGCCATCCGGCGGGCCGCCTGGGCCTATGCTCCGGAGCCCTACGCCGGCTCCCTGCACCTGTTCACGCCGCGCATCTCGTCCCGGCAAGAGACTGAAGAAGAGGAGCTGCTGGGCTGGCGCGACCTCGCCCGCGGCGGCATCGAGCACCGCATCGTTCCCGGCAGCCACACCACCATGCTCTCGCCGCCCCAGCTCCAGGTCCTGGCACAGGTCCTGGTCCAGGAGCTATGCCGCCAGAAGCCGACTCGTCAGAAACCGACCGGTCAGAATTCCACCAGAGGGCCCGCCTCATGA
- a CDS encoding ABC transporter permease yields the protein MMRSLRFSLRALRRSPFFAGVVIGILALGLGATTALTSIVDTVLVQPLPFDDPEELAVVWEQRPQVGDQSYLVTPSDFFYWRERAESFSALSAYTEAFFNFAGDEFPVRLAGLIASPDLLQTLGVSPLRGRRFAPSDAETGAADVVIVSHGFWQNQLGAAPLEGLTVRLDDTVGQVVGVLPPDFLFLGKSFDVLVVYAPSPQGRANRQAHFLTVVGRLAPQASFQQAEEELGRLAEELAATFPDTNTGHGARVVPLRQELVGAVEPALMVLLLAVGCVLLITCTNVANLLLARGATRHQEMAVRAALGASRGRLLRQMLVEGLVLGLLGGVVGLAVAWLGIEGLRALTPVEVPRFDRVAFDWRLYGFALALSVLTGLAVSLIPALHGSKVNLTQALGSAGRSQGKGGAGRGLRTALITAEVALAVVLLIGAGLLLRSFSALVAVDPGFSARNLVTLDLSVPSSRLSEGDDPGAFLHRLLERLREEPTIEAAAATSHLPMSGEDGSRSFIISGQEGAGQEDALVAEYRRISVDYAETLGIPLLRGRTFTAFDSALPGVAMVNHTFAERYFPNGDALGRSLFIRDGAEEVPREIVGILGDVHHFSLDQSPRPEIYVPMLQRPWPSMSLVLSTTGGPDAAVQTVRRTLQQFDPGLPVANLRTVEEAVGRSVATERFSVVLLGLFALLATLLAAFGIYGVQAYLTQQMRREIGIRMALGATSRDILRRVLERGLLPVAFGLGLGLALAFAFAHLLESQLYQVQALDPGTFVLVPVVLGTVALLACYLPARRALRVEPGKLFEERERREESSRHDPP from the coding sequence ATGATGCGATCCCTGCGCTTCAGTCTCCGCGCCCTGCGCCGCTCCCCGTTCTTCGCCGGCGTCGTCATCGGCATCCTGGCGCTGGGGTTGGGGGCCACCACGGCCCTCACCAGCATCGTCGACACGGTGCTGGTTCAGCCTCTGCCCTTCGACGACCCGGAGGAGCTGGCGGTGGTCTGGGAGCAGCGGCCCCAGGTGGGCGACCAGAGCTACCTGGTGACCCCCTCGGACTTTTTCTACTGGCGCGAGCGGGCGGAGAGCTTCAGCGCCCTCTCGGCCTATACCGAGGCTTTCTTCAACTTCGCCGGCGACGAATTCCCCGTACGCCTGGCCGGGCTCATCGCCAGCCCCGATTTGCTCCAGACCCTGGGAGTGAGCCCGCTGCGGGGCCGCCGCTTCGCGCCCTCCGACGCCGAGACCGGCGCCGCCGACGTGGTCATCGTCAGCCACGGCTTTTGGCAGAACCAGCTGGGAGCGGCCCCCTTGGAAGGCCTCACCGTGCGCCTGGACGACACCGTGGGCCAGGTGGTGGGGGTGCTGCCCCCGGATTTCCTCTTCCTGGGCAAGAGCTTCGACGTGCTGGTGGTCTACGCGCCGTCCCCCCAAGGGCGGGCCAACCGCCAGGCTCACTTCCTGACGGTGGTGGGGCGGCTGGCGCCGCAGGCGAGCTTCCAGCAGGCGGAGGAAGAACTGGGCCGCCTGGCGGAGGAGCTGGCCGCGACCTTCCCGGACACCAACACCGGCCACGGCGCCCGGGTGGTGCCGCTGCGGCAGGAGCTGGTGGGGGCGGTGGAGCCGGCGCTAATGGTGCTCCTGCTGGCGGTGGGCTGCGTCCTGCTCATCACCTGCACCAACGTCGCCAACCTGCTGCTGGCCCGGGGAGCCACTCGGCACCAAGAGATGGCGGTGCGCGCCGCCTTGGGCGCCAGCCGCGGCCGGCTGCTGCGCCAGATGCTGGTGGAAGGACTGGTGCTGGGACTGCTGGGCGGGGTGGTCGGTCTGGCGGTGGCCTGGCTGGGCATCGAGGGCCTGCGCGCCCTGACCCCGGTGGAAGTACCGCGTTTCGACCGGGTCGCCTTCGACTGGCGTCTCTACGGTTTCGCCCTCGCCCTGTCCGTGCTCACCGGCCTCGCCGTCTCTTTGATTCCGGCGCTCCACGGCTCGAAGGTGAATCTGACCCAGGCTCTGGGGAGTGCCGGCCGCTCCCAGGGCAAGGGAGGAGCGGGGCGCGGCCTGCGCACCGCCCTGATCACCGCCGAGGTCGCCCTGGCGGTGGTCTTGCTCATCGGTGCCGGCCTGCTTCTGCGCAGCTTCTCCGCCTTGGTGGCAGTGGATCCCGGGTTCTCGGCGCGCAATCTGGTGACCCTCGATCTCTCGGTGCCGTCGTCCCGGCTGTCGGAGGGCGACGATCCCGGCGCTTTCCTGCACCGGCTGCTGGAGCGCTTGCGGGAAGAGCCCACCATCGAGGCCGCCGCCGCCACCTCCCATCTGCCCATGAGCGGCGAGGACGGCAGCCGCTCTTTCATCATCAGCGGTCAGGAGGGCGCCGGCCAGGAAGATGCCTTGGTAGCCGAGTACCGGCGCATCAGCGTCGACTATGCGGAGACCCTGGGCATTCCCCTGCTGCGGGGCCGCACCTTCACCGCCTTCGACTCCGCCCTGCCGGGGGTGGCGATGGTCAACCACACCTTCGCCGAGCGCTATTTCCCCAACGGCGACGCCCTGGGGCGCAGTCTGTTCATTCGCGACGGAGCGGAGGAGGTACCGCGGGAGATCGTCGGCATCCTCGGCGACGTCCACCATTTCAGCCTCGACCAGAGCCCGCGGCCGGAGATCTACGTGCCCATGCTGCAGCGGCCGTGGCCGTCCATGAGCCTGGTGCTCTCGACCACCGGCGGTCCCGATGCGGCGGTGCAAACGGTGCGGCGGACGCTGCAGCAATTCGACCCCGGCCTGCCGGTGGCCAACCTGCGCACCGTCGAAGAGGCGGTGGGACGGTCGGTGGCCACGGAACGCTTCAGCGTCGTCCTGCTGGGGCTCTTCGCCCTGCTGGCGACCCTCCTCGCCGCCTTCGGCATCTACGGCGTCCAGGCCTACCTGACCCAACAAATGCGCCGAGAGATCGGCATCCGCATGGCCCTGGGAGCCACCTCCCGGGACATCCTGCGGCGGGTGCTGGAGCGCGGGCTGCTGCCGGTGGCCTTCGGACTGGGCCTCGGCCTGGCTCTGGCCTTCGCCTTCGCCCACCTGCTGGAGAGCCAACTCTACCAAGTGCAAGCGCTGGACCCCGGCACCTTCGTCCTGGTGCCGGTGGTGCTGGGCACGGTGGCCCTGCTGGCCTGCTATCTGCCGGCCCGGCGGGCGCTGCGGGTGGAACCGGGAAAGCTGTTCGAAGAGCGAGAACGACGTGAGGAATCAAGCCGCCATGACCCGCCCTGA